One Ananas comosus cultivar F153 unplaced genomic scaffold, ASM154086v1, whole genome shotgun sequence DNA segment encodes these proteins:
- the LOC109705994 gene encoding zinc finger protein 1-like — MVIKALFDSTTLSNPLSKDDYLALCLVMLGGGGGGGETRRCGGSGCLSAPTMKLRYACSVCGKTFESYQALGGHKSSHRRPVGPVQACKPSSGRTGPDDSGQVGPHRCSVCCRSFMTGQALGGHKRCHYWEGASTSSSSAAPSGSSVRDFDLNLPPPTAAEIGARRWMNKEDEEEVQSPLAVKKPRLPSSA, encoded by the exons ATGGTTATCAAAGCTCTCTTCGACTCCACCACCCTCTCCAACCCTCTCAGCAAAGACGACTACCTCGCTCTCTGCCTCGTCatgctcggcggcggcggcggcggtggagagACCCGCCGCTGCGGCGGCAGCGGCTGTTTGTCGGCCCCGACGATGAAGCTCCGCTACGCCTGCTCCGTTTGCG GTAAGACGTTCGAGTCGTACCAAGCACTCGGCGGGCACAAGTCGAGCCACCGCCGGCCCGTGGGCCCGGTCCAAGCCTGCAAACCCTCGTCGGGACGCACCGGGCCTGACGATTCGGGCCAGGTTGGGCCCCACCGGTGCTCCGTTTGCTGCCGGAGCTTTATGACGGGGCAGGCGCTCGGCGGCCACAAGCGCTGCCACTACTGGGAGGGGGCGTCTACGTCGTCGTCCTCGGCGGCACCGTCGGGTTCGAGCGTGAGGGATTTTGATCTCAATTTGCCGCCGCCGACGGCGGCGGAGATTGGTGCAAGACGATGGATGAATAAGGAGGACGAAGAGGAAGTGCAGAGCCCTCTTGCTGTTAAGAAGCCACGGTTGCCGAGTTCTGCTTGa
- the LOC109705997 gene encoding probable esterase D14L: MGIVEEAHNVRVVGEGERTIVLAHGFGTDQSVWRHVVPHLVGEYRVVLFDTMGAGTTNPDYFDFDRYTTLEGYALDLLAIIEELRISSCIYVGHSVSAMIGALASISRPDLFSKLVFLSGSPRYVNDAEYFGGFEQDELEQLFDAMRSNYKAWASGWAPLAVGGDMESVAVQEFSRTLFNIRPDIALSVLQTIFGSDVRHLLCLITTPCHILQSSKDLAVPVLVSEYLHKNLGGDSIVEVMSSEGHLPQLSSPDIVIPVLLRHIRYDIAI, translated from the exons atgGGGATCGTGGAGGAGGCGCACAACGTTAGGGtggtgggggagggggagaggacgATCGTGCTCGCGCACGGGTTCGGGACGGATCAGTCGGTGTGGAGGCACGTGGTGCCGCACCTGGTGGGGGAGTACCGCGTGGTGCTGTTCGACACCATGGGGGCGGGGACGACGAACCCCGACTACTTCGACTTCGACCGCTACACCACGCTCGAGGGATACGCCCTCGACCTCCTCGCCATCATCGAGGAGCTCCGGATCAGCTCCTGCATCTACGTCGGCCACTCCGTCTCCGCCATGATCGGCGCCCTCGCCTCCATCTCCCGCCCCGACCTCTTCTCCAAGCTCGTCTTCCTCTCCGGTTCCCCCAG GTATGTGAACGATGCGGAATACTTTGGAGGCTTCGAGCAGGACGAACTTGAACAGCTGTTTGATGCGATGCGGTCGAACTACAAGGCCTGGGCCTCGGGATGGGCCCCCCTGGCGGTGGGCGGGGACATGGAATCAGTGGCGGTCCAGGAGTTCAGCCGAACCCTCTTCAACATCCGGCCCGACATCGCCCTGAGCGTGCTTCAGACCATCTTCGGGAGCGACGTCCGCCACCTCCTCTGCCTGATCACCACCCCGTGCCACATCCTCCAGAGCAGCAAAGACCTTGCCGTGCCGGTGCTGGTCTCTGAATACTTGCACAAGAACTTAGGGGGCGACTCGATCGTCGAGGTTATGAGCTCTGAGGGTCACCTCCCGCAGCTTAGCTCGCCGGACATCGTCATCCCCGTCCTTCTTAGGCACATTCGGTACGATATCGCCATCTGA